The following are from one region of the Cytobacillus firmus genome:
- the rpoZ gene encoding DNA-directed RNA polymerase subunit omega gives MLYPSIDSLMTKIDSKYSLVSVAAKRARKLQLNAKPQLERYKSHKNVGKALEEIHADQLHYRLGEKTANESYE, from the coding sequence ATGCTTTATCCTTCTATTGATTCCCTAATGACAAAGATTGACTCCAAATATTCACTTGTTTCAGTTGCTGCCAAGCGTGCACGCAAGCTTCAGCTTAATGCCAAACCGCAGCTTGAAAGATACAAATCACATAAAAATGTGGGCAAAGCACTTGAGGAAATACATGCAGACCAGCTTCATTACCGCCTGGGCGAAAAAACGGCCAATGAATCATACGAGTGA
- the gmk gene encoding guanylate kinase: protein MKEKGLLIVLSGPSGVGKGTVRKEIFAQSDTAFEYSISMTTRSPREGEVNGVDYFFKTREEFEELIRQDKLLEYAEFVGNYYGTPVDYVRETLDRGKDVFLEIEVQGARQVREKFPDGLFIFLVPPSLSELKNRIVTRGTETEDIINNRMNAAREEIEMMNLYDYVVENDQIDLACERIKSIVVAEHCRRERVEPKYKKMLEVE from the coding sequence ATGAAAGAAAAAGGGTTATTGATCGTTCTATCCGGACCCTCAGGTGTAGGAAAAGGAACAGTAAGAAAAGAGATATTTGCTCAGTCTGATACTGCGTTTGAATATTCTATTTCAATGACAACGAGATCTCCGAGAGAGGGAGAAGTCAATGGAGTTGATTATTTTTTCAAGACGCGTGAGGAGTTTGAAGAGCTCATCAGGCAGGATAAGCTGCTTGAATATGCAGAGTTTGTCGGGAACTACTACGGCACACCGGTTGATTATGTAAGAGAAACACTCGACCGCGGCAAAGATGTTTTCCTTGAAATTGAAGTTCAGGGTGCCCGCCAGGTACGCGAGAAATTTCCGGACGGCCTGTTCATCTTCCTGGTTCCTCCTAGTCTGTCAGAGCTTAAGAACCGCATTGTGACGAGAGGGACAGAGACAGAAGATATCATCAACAATCGCATGAATGCAGCGAGAGAAGAGATTGAAATGATGAATCTATATGATTATGTTGTAGAGAATGATCAAATCGATCTGGCCTGTGAAAGAATAAAATCCATAGTGGTAGCTGAACACTGCCGCAGGGAACGTGTAGAACCTAAATATAAAAAAATGCTGGAGGTAGAATAA
- the remA gene encoding extracellular matrix/biofilm regulator RemA, giving the protein MSIKLINIGFGNIVSANRIISIVSPESAPIKRVIQDARDRGSLIDATYGRRTRAVIVMDSDHVILSAVQPETVAHRLNDRDEIIEEG; this is encoded by the coding sequence ATGTCAATTAAGCTGATCAATATCGGTTTTGGCAATATTGTATCTGCCAACCGGATTATATCAATAGTCAGTCCCGAATCTGCCCCTATAAAACGGGTTATTCAGGACGCACGGGACCGGGGCTCTTTAATAGATGCTACATATGGCAGGCGCACTCGTGCAGTTATCGTTATGGACAGTGACCATGTCATTTTGTCTGCGGTCCAGCCGGAAACCGTCGCACACCGATTAAATGACCGTGATGAAATTATTGAGGAAGGGTAG
- a CDS encoding YicC/YloC family endoribonuclease: MAVSMTGYGRSKKDSGQGSITVEIKTVNHRFSEFQIRMPRQLMHIEDKIKKKLNRHIKRGRIEVFITVDGDVLASRKVNVDWELLDEYYQYITAIQAKYQIQTELSIGDVIREELIDIEEKESGNEEMSQLVLSAAEEACLQLMQMRKAEGDELERDLRSHLSLLSNSVSKLREYAPKVAQLYQERLHKRMKEFLDGQVDEPRILTEVAIFADKADISEELIRLQSHISQFEHTLQLTEPAGRKLDFILQEMNREANTIGSKANSADIAAEVVEIKSLLEKMKEQVQNIE; the protein is encoded by the coding sequence ATGGCAGTAAGCATGACTGGTTATGGCAGAAGCAAGAAAGATTCCGGGCAAGGCTCCATTACGGTTGAAATCAAAACTGTAAATCATCGTTTTTCCGAATTTCAAATAAGAATGCCCAGACAGCTGATGCATATTGAAGACAAAATAAAGAAAAAGCTTAATAGGCATATCAAAAGAGGAAGAATCGAGGTTTTTATCACCGTTGACGGTGATGTCCTGGCCAGCAGGAAAGTAAATGTTGACTGGGAACTATTAGATGAATATTATCAATACATAACTGCAATTCAAGCAAAGTATCAAATTCAAACGGAACTATCCATCGGTGATGTCATTCGCGAAGAATTGATTGACATTGAAGAGAAAGAGTCCGGCAATGAGGAAATGAGCCAGCTGGTCCTTTCTGCAGCTGAAGAGGCATGCCTGCAGTTAATGCAAATGAGGAAAGCAGAGGGTGATGAGCTGGAAAGAGATCTTCGCAGCCATCTTAGTCTTTTAAGCAATAGTGTCAGCAAACTGAGAGAGTATGCACCAAAGGTTGCACAGCTTTACCAGGAAAGATTGCATAAGCGTATGAAGGAATTTCTTGATGGCCAGGTGGATGAACCGAGAATTTTGACAGAGGTAGCAATATTCGCTGATAAAGCGGATATCAGTGAAGAACTGATAAGGCTGCAAAGCCATATAAGCCAGTTTGAGCATACACTTCAGCTTACAGAACCCGCAGGCAGAAAGCTCGACTTTATTCTGCAGGAAATGAACCGGGAGGCCAATACGATCGGCTCTAAGGCAAATAGTGCAGATATAGCTGCCGAAGTGGTAGAAATAAAGAGTTTATTGGAAAAAATGAAGGAACAGGTTCAAAATATTGAATAG